One window of the Lonchura striata isolate bLonStr1 chromosome 9, bLonStr1.mat, whole genome shotgun sequence genome contains the following:
- the PLK3 gene encoding serine/threonine-protein kinase PLK3, producing MDSAGLFPPFPAAALPARPAPAPAPPPRAAETTRIITDPVSGRSYCKGRLLGKGGFARCYEMTDLSSNKTYAVKVIPHSRVAKPHQREKITNEIELHRDLHHKHIVKFSHYFEDSESIYIFLEHCSRKSLAHIWKARHTLLEPEVRYYLKQIISGLKYLHLKGILHRDLKLGNFFINENMELKVGDFGLAACQDVSDQKKKTICGTPNYLAPEVLLRQGHGPESDVWSLGCVMYTLLCGNPPFETSDLKETYRCIKKVEYTLPVFLSLPAKHLITGILRPNPKDRLTLEEILDHEFFKGYTPEKLPPSSCVMAPELSPPNPAKTLFAKVTKTLFRKKKPKARKGSSEDRDDLSKLVTGLMKTSICRQISYKTVEGNEATPVSCRSASSSPVETVVEETSHKSASPSIRGTMASSCEAFEDCITASAIIESAVRLLRTCLSSMPPAEKNPASLARHEHFVWVSKWVDYSNKYGFGYQLSNRSIGVLFNNGTHMTLSPNHRTVHYNPTNSKHLVFSVSAIPEQLQGQMSVLRYFASYMEQHLMKGGDLPSIDDLGQPALLLLQWVKTDQALLMLFSSGTLQVNFYNDHTKVIISKPDHSCLVTYINRERNSYTYKLCSIQELGCSPELQHRLRYILKLLQEWAEA from the exons ATGGACTCCGCCGGCCTCTTCCCGCCCttccccgccgccgccctccCCGCGcggcccgcgcccgccccggcgcccccgccccgcgcggccGAGACCACCCGCATCATCACCGACCCGGTCTCCGGCCGCTCCTACTGCAAGGGCCGCCTGCTGGGAAAG GGTGGGTTTGCACGATGCTATGAAATGACAGACCTCTCCAGCAACAAAACCTATGCCGTGAAGGTCATCCCGCACAGCAGGGTGGCTAAACCTCACCAGCGGGAGAAG ATCACCAATGAGATCGAGCTACATCGGGACTTGCACCATAAGCACATTGTCAAGTTCTCCCACTACTTTGAGGACTCGGAGAGCATCTACATCTTCCTGGAGCACTGCAGTAGGAAG TCCCTGGCCCACATCTGGAAGGCCCGCCATACTCTGCTGGAGCCCGAAGTGCGCTATTACCTCAAACAGATCATCTCAGGCTTGAAATACCTTCACCTCAAGGGCATCCTGCACAGAGACCTCAAGCTTG GCAACTTCTTCATCAATGAAAACATGGAGCTGAAAGTGGGGGACTTTGGGCTGGCTGCTTGCCAGGATGTCTCTGACCAGAAGAAAAA GACAATATGTGGGACCCCCAACTACCTGGCTCCAGAAGTGCTGCTGAGAcagggccatgggccagagTCGGACGTGTGGTCTCTGGGCTGTGTCAT GTACACCCTGCTGTGTGGGAACCCTCCCTTTGAGACCTCTGACCTCAAGGAGACCTACAGGTGTATCAAGAAAGTGGAATACACCCTCCCTGtcttcctctccctgcctgccaAGCACCTCATCACTGGCATCCTCAGACCCAACCCCAAGGACCGCCTCACCCTTGAGGAGATTTTGGACCATGAGTTCTTCAAG GGCTACACTCCTGAGAAActccctcccagcagctgtgtgATGGCTCCAGAGTTGAGTCCCCCAAATCCTGCAAAGACTCTGTTTGCTAAAGTCACCAAGACACTCTTCAGGAAGAAGAAGCCCAAGG CCAGGAAAGGCTCTTCAGAGGACAGGGATGACCTCTCCAAGCTGGTTACTGGGCTGATGAAGACCTCAATCTGTCGTCAGATTAGCTATAAAACTGTGGAAGGGAATGAG GCCACTCCTGTATCATGCCgcagtgccagctccagccccgTGGAGACAGTGGTGGAGGAGACTTCTCACAAGTCTGCGTCTCCCTCCATCCGGGGAACGATGGCCAGCAGCTGTGAAG CCTTTGAAGATTGCATCACTGCCTCTGCCATCATTGAGTCAGCTGTCCGGCTTCTGCGGACCTGCCTCTCCTCCATGCCTCCAG CGGAGAAAAACCCAGCTTCCCTGGCCCGCCATGAGCACTTTGTCTGGGTGAGCAAGTGGGTGGATTATTCCAACAAGTATGGCTTTGGCTACCAGCTCTCCAACCGCAGCATTGGGGTCCTCTTCAACAACGGCACGCACATGACGCTTTCCCCCAACCACAG GACTGTACATTACAACCCAACCAACAGCAAACACCTGGTGTTCTCTGTGTCTGCCATCCCcgagcagctgcagggacagatgAGTGTCTTGCGCTACTTTGCGTCCTACATGGAGCAGCATCTCATGAAG GGAGGTGACCTGCCCAGCATAGATGACCTTggacagccagccctgctcctcctgcagtggGTGAAGACTGACCAAGCCTTGCTCATGCTCTTCAGCAGTGGCACCCTCCAG GTGAATTTCTACAACGACCACACCAAGGTGATCATTAGCAAGCCTGACCACTCCTGCCTTGTCACCTACATCAACCGGGAGCGCAACTCTTACACTTACAAGCTGTGCAGcatccaggagctgggctgctctCCTGAGCTTCAGCACCGCCTCAGATACATCCTCAAGCTTCTCCAAGAATGGGCTGAGGCCTAG
- the DYNLT4 gene encoding dynein light chain Tctex-type 4, with translation MAEQPIPEAALLAQVLAAANSEAPSLRTTCRGSQPAARGTEDSKPPALLSRRNSILSRRSSFGMVPGSRRPSLGPWMLHRRVSFSGLPIFQPILKTRLENTYRMGPDKGCEFDAQRVQRVLEGTLAHALGSSVYSPQGNGPLAQSLTELLQNQAKEVVPPRYKLVCHVVLGQQGQQSLLVASRGLWDPETDSFASATFSNASLFAVATVYGVYFE, from the coding sequence ATGGCTGAGCAGCCCATCCCAGAGGCAGCCCTGCTAGCCCAGGTGCTGGCTGCAGCCAACTCTGAAGCCCCTTCACTCCGCACTACATGCCGTGGGTCCCAGCCCGCAGCGCGGGGCACTGAGGACAGCAAACCACCCGCGCTGCTCTCCCGCCGCAACTCCATCCTCAGCCGCCGCAGCTCATTCGGGATGGTCCCGGGGAGCAGGCGTCCCTCCCTTGGCCCCTGGATGCTCCACAGACGTGTTAGCTTCTCTGGGCTCCCAATTTTCCAGCCCATCCTCAAGACCCGTCTGGAAAACACTTACAGAATGGGACCAGACAAAGGCTGCGAGTTTGATGCACAGCGGGTGCAGAGGGTGCTGGAGGGCACCCTGGCCCATGCCTTGGGGAGCAGTGTATACAGTCCCCAGGGCAATGGCCCACTAGCCCAGAGCCTgactgagctgctgcagaacCAGGCCAAGGAGGTGGTGCCACCCCGCTACAAGCTGGTCTGCCACGTGGTGCtgggccagcagggccagcagagcCTCTTGGTGGCCAGCCGGGGACTATGGGACCCTGAGACTGACAGCTTTGCCTCTGCCACCTTCTCCAACGCCTCCCTCTTTGCTGTAGCCACAGTGTATGGGGTCTACTTCGAGTAG
- the RPS8 gene encoding small ribosomal subunit protein eS8, whose translation MGISRDNWHKRRKTGGKRKPYHKKRKYELGRPPANTKIGPRRIHTVRVRGGNKKYRALRLDVGNFSWGSECCTRKTRIIDVVYNASNNELVRTKTLVKNCIVLIDSTPYRQWYEAHYALPLGRKKGAKLTPEEEEILNKKRSKKIQKKYDERKKNAKIASILEEQFQQGKLLACIASRPGQCGRADGYVLEGKELEFYLRKIKARKGK comes from the exons ATGG GTATCTCCAGGGACAACTGGCATAAGCGCCGCAAGACTGGGGGCAAGAGGAAGCCCTACCATAAGAAGAGAAAGTATGAGTTGGGGCGACCTCCCGCCAACACTAAG ATTGGCCCACGCCGCATTCATACCGTGAGGGTGCGTGGGGGAAATAAGAAGTACCGAGCCCTTCGGTTGGATGTTGGCAacttctcctgggggtcagaaT GCTGCACTCGCAAGACCAGGATTATCGATGTTGTGTACAACGCTTCCAACAACGAGCTGGTGCGGACCAAGACCCTGGTGAAGAACTGCATCGTGCTGATTGACAGCACCCCGTACCGGCAGTGGTACGAGGCCCACTACGCCCTGCCCCTGGGACGCAAGAAGGGCGCCAAACTG ACTCCTGAAGAGGAGGAAATACTGAACAAGAAGCGTTCAAAGAAGATCCAGAAAAAATATGATGAGCGAAAGAAGAACGCCAAGATAGCAAGTATTCTTGAGGAGCAGTTCCAGCAAGGAAAGCTGCTTG cctgcATTGCCTCCAGACCTGGACAGTGTGGCCGAGCCGATGGCTATGTGTTGGAAGGCAAGGAATTAGAGTTCTACTTGAGGAAGATCAAGGCCAGAAAAGGCAAATGA